From Leptospira ellinghausenii, one genomic window encodes:
- a CDS encoding ABC-three component system middle component 8 encodes MIKPHKYLNLDLSILNISAFILQDLKKNSILSYNDVINSSINKFGENVKDTIPFALSFLFMLDKIEYLGNELDAFQLKGYLIETQ; translated from the coding sequence ATGATAAAACCTCATAAATATTTAAATTTAGATTTGTCGATATTAAATATTTCTGCTTTTATCCTTCAGGATTTAAAAAAAAATTCTATTTTGTCTTACAATGATGTTATAAATTCCAGCATAAATAAATTTGGAGAAAATGTAAAAGACACAATCCCATTCGCACTTAGCTTTTTATTTATGCTCGATAAAATCGAATACCTTGGCAATGAATTGGATGCCTTCCAATTAAAGGGATATTTAATTGAAACTCAGTAA
- a CDS encoding ParB/RepB/Spo0J family partition protein: protein MNQNLAIILNFLKGSKGSQGTNVKYYKREPKAKGGYRYWYTKEAYDRDHKKQVPKKEGQKEPSIWSKVASFFGVKPTEINAKIESEYKENLDAITKEVGPVSKQDFSSHLAEYLANKTKWDTKFKAKKTEPTKETAEPKEEIGDDIDVVTKEKQEKTPKEKVKEQADKFQDGKKWNLKLMQFIASKYTDSNEKHGEGSSQEIVNNLEKLGFTKEQTSEVKNATKYKYLSQSGKEVSFFYKPTEDKWIWSQGSGAEKFYSEKDPKQVLSQAKHSIESLGEQGISNWSEIPKSKKDELGKLLDSLKKNSSLPKSQTDTKELSKLVNEQDPIEAKIAQSWNKIDTIRKDKSLSEDEFRTEIEKARSELRSAMKEKQVRDGFKTLSDLEKVAFEALYKVDAPDTFPVDAKGNVDKKAISNYVKEKQALDPDARSKAMKGNDNAKKDGAIKAISEIKKKSPKIRSQALRISGDKHVYRQSVSGKTSNKLKEVPASDISTIEQYTDEKNYNRKVIEGIKSSILAKGFDPGSPIKVDRDKNGKLTVVDGHHRFTAVKELISEAKLPKDTPIYVIEEKYNSESDRLLAQVSANKNKREVERLDDAKAYAKLIEQGKSVQEISERTGESTEYVKGTIALNNLIPELQDLLRTDAKKNIRTSDKANDGSKEKRESIPESLAIVIAKNGIDEGGNPSPTIQRKAFSWYNQNKGKGISPNQVKSYIDSLKAQNFSFGNVDSTGRSEVEQEAVKYAGGEDNARANSAGFENLLTAIQKPIQKFLGDTITDLNEGKAKELAASIIATKGESALETELARLSDALNNIAAFRDSLKKKFSEIKADSQTPDMFAFKSSIGTFLKALKNKNQVC, encoded by the coding sequence ATGAATCAAAATCTTGCAATCATATTAAATTTCCTTAAAGGGAGCAAAGGCTCACAAGGAACGAATGTAAAATACTACAAGCGAGAACCAAAGGCGAAAGGTGGTTATCGTTATTGGTACACAAAAGAAGCGTATGATCGAGATCACAAAAAACAAGTACCGAAAAAGGAAGGCCAGAAAGAGCCTTCTATTTGGAGCAAGGTTGCAAGTTTTTTCGGAGTCAAGCCGACGGAAATCAATGCAAAGATTGAATCGGAATACAAAGAGAACTTGGATGCAATAACTAAGGAAGTTGGACCCGTCTCAAAACAGGATTTCTCCTCTCACCTAGCAGAATATTTAGCAAACAAAACCAAATGGGATACAAAATTTAAGGCAAAAAAAACCGAGCCTACAAAAGAAACTGCTGAACCAAAAGAAGAGATTGGTGACGACATCGATGTCGTCACCAAAGAGAAACAGGAAAAAACTCCAAAGGAAAAGGTCAAAGAGCAGGCAGATAAATTTCAGGATGGGAAAAAATGGAATCTGAAGCTCATGCAATTCATAGCAAGTAAGTATACTGATTCAAATGAGAAACATGGGGAGGGATCCTCTCAAGAAATTGTAAATAATTTGGAGAAACTTGGATTCACCAAAGAGCAAACTTCAGAAGTAAAAAACGCAACAAAATACAAATACCTTTCACAAAGTGGGAAGGAAGTGAGTTTTTTTTATAAACCTACGGAAGATAAATGGATTTGGTCTCAAGGATCAGGAGCTGAAAAATTTTATTCCGAAAAAGATCCAAAACAAGTTTTGTCACAGGCAAAGCACTCTATTGAAAGTCTCGGAGAGCAAGGTATTTCCAATTGGAGCGAAATCCCAAAATCCAAAAAAGATGAATTGGGTAAATTGCTGGATAGTTTGAAAAAGAATTCCAGCTTACCTAAATCCCAAACTGATACTAAGGAACTATCCAAATTAGTCAACGAGCAGGACCCGATTGAAGCTAAAATCGCTCAATCCTGGAATAAAATTGATACCATTCGGAAGGATAAAAGCCTCAGTGAGGATGAGTTTAGGACGGAAATTGAAAAAGCCCGTTCTGAATTAAGATCAGCAATGAAAGAAAAACAGGTGCGTGATGGTTTCAAAACACTTAGCGATCTAGAGAAAGTCGCATTTGAAGCATTATACAAGGTAGATGCACCTGACACATTTCCAGTTGATGCTAAAGGGAACGTAGACAAGAAAGCAATTTCGAATTACGTCAAAGAAAAACAAGCACTCGATCCTGATGCACGTTCCAAAGCAATGAAAGGGAATGATAATGCTAAGAAAGATGGTGCAATAAAAGCAATTTCTGAAATTAAAAAAAAAAGCCCTAAGATAAGATCGCAAGCACTTCGCATTTCTGGAGACAAACATGTCTATCGACAATCTGTGTCCGGGAAGACTTCAAATAAATTAAAAGAAGTTCCTGCTTCAGATATCTCTACAATTGAGCAATACACTGACGAGAAAAATTATAATCGAAAAGTTATAGAAGGAATCAAATCTTCAATTCTTGCCAAAGGTTTCGATCCTGGTTCTCCAATTAAAGTTGATAGAGATAAAAACGGTAAACTGACAGTAGTCGATGGACATCATCGTTTCACAGCCGTAAAAGAACTTATTTCGGAAGCAAAACTTCCAAAAGATACCCCAATCTATGTAATTGAGGAAAAATACAATTCTGAATCTGATCGTTTACTCGCGCAGGTCTCAGCGAACAAAAACAAGCGTGAAGTGGAACGGTTGGATGATGCAAAAGCCTACGCGAAACTTATCGAGCAAGGTAAGTCCGTACAGGAAATTTCAGAAAGAACAGGAGAGTCTACGGAATATGTCAAGGGAACCATTGCACTCAACAATTTAATTCCAGAACTTCAAGACCTTCTCCGAACCGATGCGAAAAAGAACATCCGTACATCAGATAAAGCAAACGATGGATCCAAAGAGAAAAGGGAATCGATTCCTGAGTCATTGGCAATCGTTATCGCAAAAAACGGGATCGATGAAGGAGGGAATCCCTCACCTACTATCCAAAGAAAGGCGTTCTCATGGTACAATCAAAACAAAGGCAAAGGAATTTCACCTAACCAAGTTAAGTCGTATATTGATAGTCTCAAAGCACAGAATTTTTCCTTCGGGAACGTGGACTCTACCGGTAGATCTGAAGTAGAACAGGAGGCTGTGAAATATGCAGGTGGCGAGGACAATGCGAGGGCAAATTCAGCAGGCTTCGAAAACTTACTAACAGCAATTCAAAAACCAATTCAGAAATTCCTTGGTGATACAATTACGGATCTCAATGAAGGAAAAGCGAAAGAACTAGCAGCTTCTATTATAGCAACGAAAGGTGAGAGTGCACTGGAAACAGAACTTGCAAGGCTATCTGATGCACTCAATAATATCGCTGCTTTTAGAGATTCATTGAAAAAGAAATTCAGCGAAATAAAAGCAGATTCCCAAACTCCGGATATGTTCGCTTTCAAAAGCTCGATTGGAACTTTCCTCAAAGCTCTGAAAAATAAAAATCAGGTATGTTAA
- a CDS encoding ABC-three component system protein, producing the protein MDYHLENLSEDDFEKLVNVICQKILGTGIVSFSKGRDGGRDGRFFGTANSFPSNLSPWKGKFIIQSKHTSDYQASCSDNTFFENKTSVVKLEIEKIKNLKIKNEIDNYLLFTNRKETETRENAVKYIKSETGLENVDIIGKDTIQSWLSQNIIIVKQFRLDKFATPFDFYENDIKDLIQIFHENTPKFTNISLVVDRPAIEEKNKINNLDSSYFENILIEDLNKYHQKILEFLTDPKNEVFAGFYEETSIELKRVIEINIDKFENFKHVFDFLTRYILDKEPERLKKYRNIIPAFFHFMYYQCDIGREK; encoded by the coding sequence ATGGATTATCACTTAGAAAATTTATCGGAGGATGACTTCGAAAAGCTAGTCAATGTTATATGTCAGAAAATTCTTGGAACTGGGATTGTGAGTTTTTCAAAAGGACGTGACGGTGGTAGGGACGGGAGGTTTTTCGGAACTGCTAATTCCTTTCCATCTAATTTATCTCCATGGAAAGGGAAATTCATTATACAATCGAAACATACAAGTGATTATCAAGCAAGTTGTTCAGATAATACATTTTTTGAAAACAAAACTAGTGTTGTAAAATTGGAAATCGAAAAAATTAAAAATTTAAAGATAAAGAATGAAATCGATAATTATCTGCTTTTTACGAATAGAAAAGAAACCGAGACGCGAGAAAATGCAGTAAAATACATAAAATCAGAAACCGGTTTAGAAAACGTCGATATTATTGGAAAAGATACTATACAAAGTTGGTTATCCCAAAATATAATTATCGTAAAACAATTTCGATTAGATAAATTTGCTACTCCTTTCGATTTCTACGAAAATGATATCAAAGATTTAATTCAAATATTTCATGAAAATACTCCAAAATTTACGAATATCAGTTTAGTAGTGGATAGGCCTGCAATTGAAGAGAAAAATAAAATAAATAATTTAGATTCATCGTATTTTGAGAATATATTGATTGAAGACTTAAATAAGTATCATCAGAAAATATTAGAGTTTTTAACTGATCCGAAAAATGAAGTTTTTGCAGGATTTTATGAGGAAACAAGCATTGAACTCAAAAGGGTAATTGAAATCAATATTGATAAGTTCGAAAATTTCAAGCATGTATTCGATTTTCTTACAAGATATATTCTGGACAAAGAACCAGAAAGATTAAAAAAATACAGGAATATAATTCCAGCATTTTTTCATTTCATGTATTATCAATGTGATATTGGGAGAGAAAAATGA
- a CDS encoding DUF2326 domain-containing protein: MKLSKLYSNKLFHNIKFNTNRDKINIIIGDSKKKETEKDQHNLGKSKILILIDFLLLKKKHSDLFLFTTKLKSDPESPNSGSIIKNSEIIATSDKGSLLFQGYEFYLEILLNSGKYLVIKRTIENPTKISFKHLEKSDEGFICYSDWDEENIPIDKAKSRLNELLNFDFSRNYQLDYRKLVNYSLRMQGDYDYQRNSIFQLSKFKGKDKFWKPLMFALLGFNKEIPLKKYNLENKINDDKNTIKEQKITFDINPTEIDSLVGQKQVKELEYSDLQNEIDSYNFYNQDREIIDNLVGSLENNISALNSQLYNLEYDINKLNQSIKNGFSFDTEKIKTLFEEFNVYFPNQLLKSYEQLVDFNKRITKERNEQIRDSLIKKQLEVTNITTELISLNAQREKYRDILNDSAIIKKYKEYQRKMVKLETEILLINTKLNSIQKIEAKENEIKTTIVKELDGVIEELKSTIASTGNNEKYAKIRRLFSDITRKITHSQAYISMALNQSSNIEFECKYENSAKDEGTTYYKLLCIAFDIAIQSVYSSESYFRFIFHDDAFANLANTRRIDLLKTVREYTKKYNIQYIFSIIKDDIPSNFSYEDDEVILELHDRDDSGKLFYMSF, from the coding sequence TTGAAACTCAGTAAATTGTACTCAAATAAACTTTTCCACAATATAAAATTCAATACAAACAGAGACAAAATAAATATTATTATTGGGGACTCGAAAAAAAAAGAAACGGAAAAGGATCAGCACAATTTAGGGAAATCTAAAATTTTAATTTTAATCGATTTTTTATTATTAAAGAAAAAACATTCTGATTTATTTTTATTCACAACAAAATTAAAATCTGATCCGGAGTCGCCAAATTCAGGAAGCATTATAAAAAATTCTGAAATTATTGCGACCTCAGATAAAGGATCTTTACTATTCCAAGGATACGAATTTTATTTAGAGATTTTATTGAATAGTGGGAAATATCTCGTAATAAAAAGAACCATTGAGAATCCTACGAAAATTTCATTTAAACATTTAGAAAAATCTGATGAAGGTTTTATTTGTTATTCTGATTGGGACGAAGAAAATATTCCAATTGATAAAGCAAAGTCTAGGTTAAATGAACTACTAAATTTCGATTTTAGCCGAAATTACCAACTAGACTATCGTAAACTTGTAAATTATTCTTTGAGGATGCAAGGAGATTATGATTATCAGAGGAATAGCATTTTTCAATTAAGTAAATTCAAAGGTAAGGATAAGTTTTGGAAACCCTTAATGTTTGCTTTGTTAGGATTTAATAAAGAAATTCCACTTAAAAAATATAACCTGGAAAATAAAATTAATGATGATAAAAATACTATCAAAGAGCAAAAAATTACATTCGACATTAATCCGACAGAAATTGATAGTTTGGTTGGCCAAAAGCAGGTCAAAGAACTCGAGTACTCTGATTTACAGAACGAGATTGACAGCTATAATTTTTATAATCAAGATCGCGAGATTATAGACAATTTGGTAGGTAGTTTAGAAAATAATATTTCAGCACTAAATTCTCAGCTATATAATTTAGAATACGATATAAACAAACTAAATCAATCCATAAAAAATGGATTTTCTTTTGATACAGAGAAAATAAAAACACTATTTGAAGAATTCAATGTTTATTTTCCAAATCAACTTTTAAAATCTTATGAACAGCTGGTAGATTTTAACAAAAGGATAACCAAGGAGAGAAACGAGCAAATAAGAGATTCTTTGATAAAAAAACAACTGGAAGTTACAAACATTACGACGGAATTAATTTCTCTAAATGCACAAAGAGAAAAATACAGAGATATTTTAAATGATTCAGCAATTATTAAGAAATACAAAGAATATCAAAGAAAAATGGTGAAACTAGAAACCGAAATTTTACTGATAAATACAAAACTTAATAGTATTCAAAAAATTGAAGCCAAAGAAAATGAAATTAAGACCACCATAGTAAAAGAATTAGATGGCGTTATCGAAGAACTAAAAAGCACAATCGCGAGTACGGGAAATAATGAAAAGTATGCTAAAATAAGAAGATTATTTTCGGATATTACTAGAAAGATTACTCATTCGCAAGCTTATATTTCAATGGCATTAAATCAAAGTTCAAACATTGAATTTGAGTGTAAATACGAAAATAGTGCTAAAGATGAAGGAACTACATATTATAAATTACTCTGTATTGCTTTCGATATTGCAATTCAATCCGTTTATTCGAGCGAATCATATTTTCGGTTTATATTTCATGATGATGCATTTGCAAATTTAGCAAACACTCGCAGAATTGATCTTTTAAAAACTGTAAGGGAATACACAAAGAAATACAATATTCAATATATTTTCTCTATCATAAAAGATGATATACCAAGTAATTTTTCATATGAAGATGATGAGGTGATTTTGGAGCTCCACGATAGAGATGATTCGGGGAAGTTATTTTATATGAGCTTTTAA
- a CDS encoding Kelch repeat-containing protein produces MKFILVINLSFLFLFNCYNSPLSDTGAIEKLKLEGFGVSNVGETSANIFVLCSEKTNGLMAFSELPLNGIGALLGADNVRASIREGKEHLFIVDSLKPNTRYYYQVYCKELGAVTSGNQSFVTTSNDFLDRINGLRSIWILGGIGSNFEPIGMIDVFDPVENRWFENVSQIPTPRAFAQIVYHKGYIFVIGGATKVGSSWLQSRIVERLDTARNEWKRMADMPIDLQGGIGVSNGEEVYLISGSTTMDMTTGTILNTVFRFNPSLGSAGQWIQYTSNNAIFPRLDMGGCIMNGSLFYSGGRLYSDGNSYATTDVYLPSANSTTTLVEASINQARHGVATVCYNPKNTDPYPNDSQGFLVVGGSTASNFNQPVTAITPSSSYDYYRTGISSNIFQAGPVLPVSVYYPSIEISYQNRRAYVMGGSTSINIPTDNIYSIDLANPIGGPWRLESIKMPRPRFSHKAVILSR; encoded by the coding sequence TTGAAATTTATATTAGTCATCAATCTTTCTTTTCTTTTTTTGTTTAACTGTTACAACTCGCCCCTTTCTGATACTGGAGCAATAGAAAAACTAAAGCTCGAAGGATTTGGAGTTTCGAATGTAGGTGAAACTAGTGCAAATATCTTTGTCCTGTGTTCTGAAAAAACTAATGGGCTAATGGCTTTTTCAGAACTTCCGCTGAATGGAATAGGGGCTTTGCTTGGTGCAGATAATGTAAGAGCTAGTATTAGAGAAGGGAAAGAGCACCTTTTCATCGTCGATAGTTTAAAACCCAATACTAGATATTATTATCAGGTGTATTGTAAAGAATTAGGTGCAGTTACTAGTGGTAATCAATCCTTTGTGACAACATCAAATGACTTTCTTGATAGAATTAATGGACTTAGATCGATTTGGATTCTGGGCGGGATTGGATCCAATTTTGAACCTATAGGAATGATCGATGTATTTGATCCAGTTGAAAATCGATGGTTTGAAAATGTTTCTCAGATACCTACGCCAAGAGCCTTTGCACAGATAGTATATCATAAAGGGTATATCTTTGTCATTGGCGGAGCTACGAAAGTCGGTTCATCTTGGCTACAATCTAGAATAGTCGAGCGATTAGACACAGCCAGAAATGAATGGAAAAGAATGGCTGATATGCCGATCGATTTGCAAGGGGGAATCGGCGTTTCCAATGGTGAAGAAGTTTATCTAATCTCTGGTTCTACAACTATGGATATGACTACCGGGACTATCTTAAATACAGTCTTTCGCTTTAATCCAAGTTTAGGAAGTGCCGGACAATGGATTCAATACACATCAAATAATGCAATTTTTCCGAGGCTCGATATGGGTGGATGTATCATGAACGGATCTCTTTTTTACAGCGGAGGACGTTTATACTCTGATGGAAATTCATATGCTACCACAGATGTATATTTGCCATCAGCCAATTCTACTACAACATTAGTCGAAGCTTCAATAAACCAAGCAAGACATGGCGTCGCAACTGTTTGCTATAATCCAAAGAATACAGATCCTTATCCGAATGATTCTCAAGGTTTTCTAGTAGTGGGGGGAAGTACAGCTTCCAATTTCAATCAACCAGTAACTGCGATAACACCATCCTCTTCTTACGATTACTATAGAACGGGTATAAGTTCAAATATCTTTCAAGCAGGCCCTGTGCTACCAGTTTCAGTCTATTATCCAAGTATCGAAATATCTTATCAAAACAGAAGGGCTTATGTTATGGGCGGTTCCACCAGTATAAACATTCCGACAGATAATATATACTCTATTGATTTGGCAAATCCTATAGGAGGTCCATGGCGATTGGAATCCATAAAAATGCCAAGACCGAGATTTTCTCATAAGGCAGTTATCTTAAGCAGATGA
- a CDS encoding phage portal protein — protein sequence MSLPMPRPRGKNYEKNLFYRTPPELREKVVQGKAKAVEDPSSDPRTMTVEEFRKSSFYSPAKSTVKQAVELNNRMFNLLETAKDKKNPIYSDDMVVPVQQGIRVRPIYRIPLEDLRNISYASSLIGAIHQIMADDVSMYAKIGEDPGFEFKLKQKDISATDLQRQEMASFANRVFLMGDKSQADWRERERLGEVLEMATRDTLAIDAVAYLRTFNRAGEICDVRYLDPATIFRVDPRKGYKGDKNITHVQMVHNTVTETYEAGRIVYRHKNNLSDIRMRGFGYSPIESCLVEIMSLLFTIKHNADRFNSRNPPKAIISSKNAIPKGDQERIELIWENAFYGPREGFKIPMMFGAGEIQVHNLDVSDDFEFDKMLQMVSSFIIARHGIDPAQLGLRLNQSQSLAEPSMDGRQHFSRDRAHGSIMSFHQDCLNEVFDPRDESPIALNFIGVKTEQEDKKADLEDKQFKVSRSLDEIRKANDLPTMKEEAEDYVARGIITVEQGKKMARLGLLRGNQYFSQEFGKVFADEEQAQGGGEEEQSPVATGNQGELPWGEEDFLPNA from the coding sequence TTGTCACTTCCCATGCCGAGACCACGTGGGAAAAATTATGAGAAGAATCTATTCTATCGAACTCCACCAGAGTTAAGAGAGAAGGTTGTTCAAGGTAAGGCTAAAGCAGTCGAAGATCCCTCTTCCGATCCAAGGACTATGACTGTGGAGGAATTTAGAAAATCCTCTTTTTACTCACCTGCAAAATCAACAGTAAAGCAAGCAGTTGAATTAAATAATCGAATGTTTAATTTGCTGGAAACTGCAAAGGACAAGAAGAATCCAATTTATTCAGATGATATGGTGGTCCCTGTCCAGCAAGGGATTCGTGTTAGGCCTATCTATCGTATCCCATTAGAGGACCTCAGAAACATTTCCTATGCTTCTTCTCTCATCGGAGCAATTCACCAAATCATGGCCGATGATGTTTCAATGTATGCCAAAATTGGAGAAGATCCAGGCTTTGAATTCAAACTAAAGCAAAAGGACATATCCGCAACAGATTTGCAAAGGCAAGAGATGGCCAGTTTCGCAAATCGTGTTTTCCTAATGGGAGATAAATCTCAGGCAGATTGGCGAGAACGTGAACGACTTGGGGAAGTCCTTGAAATGGCGACTAGGGACACTCTTGCAATAGATGCCGTGGCATATTTGAGAACCTTTAATCGAGCAGGAGAGATCTGTGACGTTCGTTATCTGGATCCCGCGACTATTTTCCGTGTAGATCCAAGAAAAGGATACAAAGGCGATAAAAATATCACTCACGTTCAGATGGTGCACAACACTGTAACAGAGACTTATGAAGCAGGACGAATTGTTTACCGTCATAAGAATAACCTTTCCGATATTCGAATGCGTGGGTTTGGATATTCGCCTATCGAATCTTGTTTGGTTGAGATCATGTCCCTACTTTTTACCATAAAACATAACGCAGACAGATTCAATTCTAGGAATCCACCAAAGGCCATTATTTCTTCAAAAAACGCAATTCCGAAAGGAGACCAAGAGCGCATCGAGCTCATTTGGGAAAACGCTTTTTATGGACCGAGAGAAGGATTCAAAATCCCAATGATGTTTGGTGCTGGAGAAATCCAGGTACATAACTTGGATGTGTCGGATGATTTCGAATTCGATAAAATGCTCCAAATGGTTTCTTCATTTATTATTGCAAGACACGGAATTGATCCTGCGCAGCTCGGACTTAGACTCAATCAATCGCAATCACTCGCAGAGCCTTCTATGGATGGAAGACAGCATTTTTCAAGAGACCGAGCTCATGGATCTATCATGAGTTTTCATCAAGATTGTCTCAATGAAGTTTTCGATCCGAGAGACGAAAGCCCAATCGCATTGAATTTCATCGGAGTGAAAACAGAGCAAGAGGACAAAAAAGCAGATCTCGAAGACAAACAATTCAAAGTTAGTCGGTCATTAGATGAAATACGGAAAGCAAATGATTTACCTACCATGAAAGAGGAAGCGGAAGATTATGTAGCTCGCGGAATCATAACTGTAGAGCAGGGAAAGAAAATGGCCCGTCTCGGCCTCTTACGTGGAAATCAATATTTCAGTCAGGAGTTTGGAAAAGTCTTTGCAGACGAGGAACAGGCTCAAGGCGGTGGTGAGGAAGAGCAATCTCCTGTTGCAACCGGTAACCAAGGAGAATTGCCTTGGGGTGAAGAGGACTTTCTACCGAATGCATAG
- a CDS encoding LA_3334 family protein, with protein sequence MKTTIFFSSFLSTYKLRFSNKTGSLIRWLCLFLSFFFATILYGAEIEFASGQKFLGKIISEDERSILFQFQGKDYRIPKSELTKNEKDKSGSDFSISLSRIVLYDKSQLIGYLIEEDQDHIILQTQIGFVNVEKSKIEKSELNREKNFPPPKKYLVSSLESLNTFVGLGYGIYRSSNLDITLNQLNLNIEPAYLDWKGFGRIGLQLDGIWGVSSEYKVNMINGIVYYYSHYQFQQNPLLDFYGKVGFGGNYVNTIAEDRNRSGLNPLAMLELGWQGYKLNDFQLRLGINTFCAFETSSTVCFSGPTIQGMLKF encoded by the coding sequence TTGAAAACTACTATTTTTTTTTCATCATTTCTTTCAACCTACAAGCTTAGATTCTCAAATAAAACTGGATCTTTAATTCGATGGCTTTGCCTTTTTCTATCGTTTTTCTTTGCTACGATACTTTATGGTGCGGAAATTGAGTTTGCTTCTGGTCAAAAGTTTTTAGGAAAAATAATATCTGAAGATGAGAGATCTATTCTATTTCAATTTCAGGGTAAGGATTATCGGATTCCGAAATCTGAGCTTACTAAAAATGAAAAAGATAAGTCTGGTAGTGATTTTAGTATAAGTTTATCGAGAATTGTATTGTATGATAAAAGCCAATTAATTGGCTATCTGATTGAAGAAGACCAAGATCACATAATTTTGCAAACTCAAATTGGTTTCGTTAACGTAGAAAAATCTAAAATTGAAAAATCGGAATTAAATAGAGAAAAGAATTTTCCACCTCCCAAAAAATATCTAGTCTCGTCGTTAGAATCACTTAACACCTTTGTCGGGTTAGGTTATGGAATTTACAGATCTTCAAATTTAGATATTACTCTAAATCAATTGAATTTAAACATTGAGCCAGCTTATCTAGATTGGAAAGGCTTTGGAAGGATAGGCTTGCAATTAGATGGTATTTGGGGAGTAAGTTCTGAATACAAAGTCAATATGATCAATGGAATCGTTTATTATTACTCTCATTATCAATTTCAACAAAATCCTCTTTTGGATTTTTATGGAAAGGTTGGGTTTGGTGGAAATTATGTAAATACGATTGCAGAAGATAGGAATCGATCAGGTTTAAATCCACTTGCCATGTTAGAGCTAGGTTGGCAGGGATATAAACTAAATGATTTTCAATTGCGGCTGGGTATAAATACTTTTTGTGCTTTTGAAACTTCCTCAACTGTTTGTTTTTCTGGCCCTACGATTCAAGGAATGTTGAAGTTTTGA